The Rhopalosiphum maidis isolate BTI-1 chromosome 2, ASM367621v3, whole genome shotgun sequence genome segment AGCcgtaaataaaaaccaataatccCTATTAATCACTGATGAAAGAAacgatttaaattgtttggtCACGTAGGAACTCACACGTTATTGCGACAATATGGTGTCAAGAGTGTGATCTATTTCGTGTGCCGCCAGAGACAATGGATGGTCTAGTAAAttcttaaatacatttgattagttcattcaaaaaacaataagttCATTAGAAGTTATTTTACGTTAAACCAAAAATGGATAATTTTACCGAATTCGTGACGTAACGAACAATGTCAAAATCCACAGTAACCAGTGAACGAACGAATTTTagtggtattatttttttatagtatctaCTATAATTTAAGCCAAAGAAAAAATTTTCAGTTGGATGGtcctttaataaaattaaggaagtgatgatattaaatttttatatttctcatatttagttaaatgtaaaaaagttaatgtacattaacaatatttcttGGCAACGACCAATTTTCTTTTCGTTCATTATGACGATTCTCTAACCTAATCAATGGCGGAACATGGTTTTTATGAACGGTAATAGCAGGAGTATCTTTAGTGCACGCACTGtcactgatttttttaaaaaactgtcCCAAAAAAGTACTCTTAACGTAggtaaataaagaaattttattttattactataatttcttaataaagTCCAGTTATAAAGTAACCAcaagtattacaatatttaatatcccagtataaaagtttaatcttTAATTGCATGTACAGTAATAGGAGTATATGATAAAGTTGCTCTTCCTGTAATTGGACATATTTCCAATGCTTGTGtttcacatattttttctttaatatgcACGAAGTATCTGTCATATAAGTGTCGTGGCAATAAAGTGTACACATAGTCAACTGATTTAATGGTATCTATAAAGCACATAAATAAACAAGGTACAAATAAAACCAAACTTAGTtggataaaaaattgttaatctcTTTTGTTCCAACTAAGTTTGTTATCAaagtttaatactattataacagaAAAGCGCccattattaggtatattattatattgttacaattataagattttaataGTGAATGGAACAGGACATTCTGAACAGGTAAATTTgttacaaaaatcaaatttaaccgATAGATAACCATAAGCGCAATTTTAGGGGGCTTGTGTGGACTAAGCCCACTCAAAATCAATCGTAGCCCCATCCCTctctccaaaaaaaaaaattgattgtatACATCCCCTTCCACTTTTATATTTCTCAGGGAGCATACAAacatgcaaattataatagcccTCCAAATTTAATGAAGCAGTAAGTTATATAAAGTCATAAGCAAGGCTgtgaatttaatgcatttgcatggtatttgtataaaaaaatggatTCGGCCAAAATTTGATTTGACTTATTTATAGTTCAAATACTAAatcttattttgcatattttatgggTTAGGGCATATAAATTCGtgttttaacgatttttttgtataaatgctttttttcgtacttttatatttttaattggataTTTAACGTGTATTATTGACTAATGAACTCTTgaagtcaaaattaaattaatttaatggtatcAAGTCGTATATAACGGATGACAAAAATCAAAGCTACTttaaaggtataataaaatatataattttaagtagaaacatattctattctaagcatatcatttttatagatcTTGTATACGACGAATATCAAGACTAGTCAAGCCCAATAAGTCATATACACATGCAAGAATaccaatttgtaatattacaaatatttaaactaaaattaataaaaaattagaatataagttaaattttaataatttttttttgcatatttttgaaaaataagagcatattttaagaatttttagagcatattatttatcatattttgtcaatttttagtgcataaatgtatgcatatttaatagttttcaagTGCATTAAATTCACAGCCTTGATTATAAGCAAATGTTAGTAtgatagataattaataacaatatatttttggaataaCATATAGCTGACTCAGGGTTATtagataagttataaaaaattatcaatgaaggtaaataattattaacattctatattataaaagcatatcataaaattaaatgcataaacaaaaaaaatgtatttattctttattcataaaaatttgaattcaagattttagattttattgataaattaaaaaaataaattgacataatttttttgtttatatttataagtttttaattaaaacaattttttaatatttgaatattctgAGAAGAATAATTAGTTTAGtttcatgtatatatttaagtgaTTTTTAGTGCATGCAATTAggcttaaaatttgatttaaagcttcaataataaagtattaggagtaaataataaattgttaatagttaaaaaaatcattgttattaaaccttataaaataatttaaaaaaaaaattattaaagttacttaaatatgatgataggtctgaaaatgtatattttttgacacttgattctaaattaataatccgAAATCCGGCCTTGATAAAAATGTCTCTAATTTCATcttgtgaattatttaacgattgttttatatcctgttaataattttttataagtttattttaacaaatattatttaataaaatgatataattgtataggtggatattttaataattatatgcagCTCTAGTTATGGTAAGTACTGAACCGCTAAGTTATagaaattttactaaaacaaaacctattaaaatgggtaaaaacaataaagtttattacTTAAACAGTTAAACGTCTTAAACTATCAATATATAGGCCAGGCTACCAAGTAATATTCGGTAAGTCACAAGTTCTATCCAGtcctaattatatatatttaataaaaaaaatacaaaccaataacaatttgttttaacattttatattaatatacagtagAACCTCGATTATCCGTCCCCCGATTAACCGTCTTTCTTGGTTAACCGTCAGGCTACACTTGCACGGACTATAATACTTACGCGTTGTAGTAAAATCTTATCACCTTGTGTAtaagtaagttataaataatatataatccgAAACTTTCCGGCAATATCTACTAGATAAGCGATaggtacatatgtatatatatattttatgggtGAGATAAAAACAGTTAATTGCGATAGTGATagcattttgtttttgaaaagtcaattagacatattatattacacgtgTGTTCGTTTGTTTGACCGTTTGCGTTTTTAGTCTctttatatgaattaataatcataattactaaaaaaaaaataatcaataatatgtatgtatgtttaaaaaaatgtttgttgctCGCTTAACCGTCTTTTCGATTATCCGTCAAAGCTCTGGTCCCAAGACTGACGGTTAATCGAGGTTctactgtatttattttaatagaaccaAGATCCAAGGGACTTCAACTTGTCTAAGTAGATACATAAAACACTGTATAAAtaccttaataaataattatatatataatgataagttatatcatattaattgaaataaacccccccaaaaaaaattaaaatataaatactcactttaatatatttttgccaTTCTATGTCCATACATGTATACAATTCAACCAATGGATCGATTAACAAAAAGTTAATCAACATTTCCCCACCACTTTTCAacattaaatgcatattactTAAGGAATCAGCTTTATTACTAACTcgatgtaaacaaaaaaatgaaaatattttgttaaatttgtgtGAATAAAAAGAGCAGTCGTTGGTATTTTCAATATCCAAAACTTCGAAACCCATCTTAGAGCgttcatatgtttttttagcATATTCTACCATTTCTACTGATTTATCAACaccaatctaaaaaaaaaatatgaatataaatattaaatttaatttatttataaaaaatattaaaaacaactaaccaaatgatcaatattattcattaataaaggATAAAGAATATCTGAGGTTACATCCCCTGGCCCACATCCTAAGTCTAAGACTATTTCATTAGATTTCCAAACCATtctttgtatatatgtattagagATATTCTCGGCATTTTCCCGTTGCAGgccatcatttttaatatactgctctggaaaaaacattttaataaactaaatattttctcataaaacattctattttatacttggTCGAATCTCGGTTATGTCctcgtatttaattattcataaaacttgtaaaataaataacagacCTTCTTAACATGTAATTTCCATgggaaaatacaataaatataattgtaggtattttttttatataaacactaCGTCACCAAACATGTTTCTATACTTCTTATActcaataagaaaatattaatattaatataaaataatatgaatataaatgtagaattatagtatatttaataatatacacgataGACCacgtatgataaaaatacaaaatttataagGCCATTTCATAAATCATGTGTTAGTTAATCGGAGGTAATGCTCATatagcaataacaataaatatagcaATAACTACTATAAACCCGATAAATAACATATCACAAGCAgcaattagtaaattaataaattttcagaaattaaattaagaaaaaatataagataagtaTAGTTTGGAGCAGTGGTTGATATTGAACCCAATACCATACGCTATAATCTaggtgttttattaaaaaaatatacatttgtcatcgagataatgtttttactttattttactgatatgtaaagtatgttaaaaaatcatttattgtttttgtagtGTAGTTTTGTACTATCAATGTGAGCGGCTTAATGATGCTCGTACtatcgataatattaataataattaatattattatttattatcatctgcatatttataaaatcgaatttttccTGTTTACTGGatctaaatgtttaaataatttttgtgtgtAACAAACTGCATTATAAATGTCATTTGTCTTCagcatgtaaaaaataaattgtttgatatagaaacttattaaattcttatattcaaaaaaaatattgtaatacaatcCACTAACAATATACTTGAACAACACTAAACTTATCGTTATCAATCAAAATAAGCACTAATCAAACTTCATTCTAAAGTTCTGGAATAACAAATGAAATAGTTATTGTTTACCTATTGATCCAATTGGCTTTACTAATTTGTATATGACTATACTGATTTGTATTGCTGTATGACACCCTTTAGGAGCCTCTAGAGgttggtatattatactcataaatataacaaagtatttaggtatttagtgctaaatataatagtaaaataattaattttagtggaaaaggataaacaattttgattgaCTTCGCTGCAATAAAAGTTTGGTAAAGTCTATGGGTtatggaaataattatataacatctaAGATTAGTacataagaaaatttaattaatctttcaggaaatttaattaaattttttaggaaatatttttttttcatttgtttataaaatattgtcccgttaaatgttattttggtTAATCGACAAAAAAAGTAAGTACGATAACGGCTTAAAATATGATCAAATACGATAaacgtacaatatacattggtcattgattatattatgtgtatatttatatattatatactagctATCCTCGTGCACTTCGTTGCCcgtacaaaatacatttgtgtTAAATACCGCTACCGTTCATCGCTGAAATAAAccgtatacttattttatttcatgttattctaaaattgaaatttaaaaacgtacttttctaaatatattgtgaagatattatattagttcttAAATTACGATTAGTGCTAGAACTTAGAGAAGATgtcaaatttgaatacaatagtTGTTAACGTGGGTGATAACTCTGATAggaatttcaaatttgaatattgtaattagCTTATTTTGTATCCTTTGTATACTCCTTTTTCATTCCaagtacaattaataataacaatattattataaattttctataaacattcatttgtctatatataattttaatacaatcgCCGTCCGTTGGAGGGAGGTAGTGACACGTGTTGAGTACTatagatttttatgaaattcacTGAAAAACCACAtacaaaaaacacaaataaacgATAAGAAAAAACGAACATAATGatacaaacacaatatttattgtactgcTCTgcagtattatgtatttatatcaatgGCATGTATTTTAGGGCGAATGTAAGTTCCCACACGAGATATAGCAAGTAAAAATTATCCCTGGATATGCATACGTAAGTTCccacacgaaaaaaaattataccaaacATCAAGGCTGGGCAAAGAAaagtaacttaatttaatttaaagttaaaattttctaattttcaaaataaaaaatttcagacacataataatgtttatataaattgtttataattttaacttttaatttgttaatactcAGCCTTGCCAAACACAAACTTCCTTCCCACTTTATTCAGACTTAGGACTGACAACTTAAACGTAGTTGGTgtggttaaaatttgttttgtttttgtattgcataaaaaaaagtccagttcaatttttaattgaatctagtccgtataatatataataacaattaataatataatatatataatatttgtatatgtataaaataaaaataataatagaaaaaatcaaattttattttgttcattgcGAAAGTTCAAACATTTCACATAGTCAtactatgtaattttttttaagttataatctgatattttattgtttatatagttttgtttttcttttgtttttttacttattttttgagGTCTATTTAAATCTGatgttcttatatttatatatgtatttgtttgaaacatttttaaaacttctattattttgaatatattaggatgatgatgataaaaatttgaatttaattcagAATGGAAACTTTTGCAAACATTTGTAGTAAGGATTGTACCCGAACTAGCATTAGCCCAAATACTAGGGGGAAACGTACTGGTATCCTCGATGTAATGAGTTACTAAATAATCgcaaaattcattaattttattattttttggtttttcagCCATGAAACTATCTACAAAACAATCTCCAACTTCTATTGGATTAAGAAATGGTAAACCAAATAAATGTACCAGCCACTTTCCTAATTCATCATTTGCAAAATCAAAGTTTTGTGCAAACCCTAAGCTTTGAATTTTCTGGTACCAAGCTTGGCCCAAATGGAAACGGCATCCCCATATTTGTGCTGtaggatatataatatttattgcttaGTGCATTGATATCTCAAAGTCTAAGACAAATTTATTTGGATTTATTCCAActgcattcattttttttaataattca includes the following:
- the LOC113553367 gene encoding juvenile hormone acid O-methyltransferase-like isoform X2, with product MNFSEQYIKNDGLQRENAENISNTYIQRMVWKSNEIVLDLGCGPGDVTSDILYPLLMNNIDHLIGVDKSVEMVEYAKKTYERSKMGFEVLDIENTNDCSFYSHKFNKIFSFFCLHRVSNKADSLSNMHLMLKSGGEMLINFLLIDPLVELYTCMDIEWQKYIKDIKQSLNNSQDEIRDIFIKAGFRIINLESSVKKYTFSDLSSYLNTIKSVDYVYTLLPRHLYDRYFVHIKEKICETQALEICPITGRATLSYTPITVHAIKD
- the LOC113553367 gene encoding juvenile hormone acid O-methyltransferase-like isoform X1: MFFPEQYIKNDGLQRENAENISNTYIQRMVWKSNEIVLDLGCGPGDVTSDILYPLLMNNIDHLIGVDKSVEMVEYAKKTYERSKMGFEVLDIENTNDCSFYSHKFNKIFSFFCLHRVSNKADSLSNMHLMLKSGGEMLINFLLIDPLVELYTCMDIEWQKYIKDIKQSLNNSQDEIRDIFIKAGFRIINLESSVKKYTFSDLSSYLNTIKSVDYVYTLLPRHLYDRYFVHIKEKICETQALEICPITGRATLSYTPITVHAIKD